The Oscillospiraceae bacterium genome contains a region encoding:
- a CDS encoding peptidylprolyl isomerase: protein MKNPVITIEMENSDIIKAELYPEIAPNTVNNFISLVNKGYYDGLIFHRVICGFMIQGGCPNGNGMGGPGYSIKGEFAINGFKNDLKHTAGVLSMARSMNPNSAGSQFFIMHENAPHLDGQYAAFGKVIEGMDVVDKIAQTKTSWGDAPVEKQVMKKVTVETFGESYPQPETL, encoded by the coding sequence ATGAAAAATCCCGTTATCACAATCGAAATGGAAAACTCCGACATTATCAAAGCAGAGCTTTATCCCGAAATCGCTCCGAATACCGTAAATAACTTTATCAGCCTTGTGAATAAAGGCTATTATGACGGTCTTATTTTCCACCGTGTTATCTGTGGTTTTATGATTCAGGGCGGATGCCCCAACGGCAACGGCATGGGTGGCCCCGGATATTCTATCAAAGGCGAATTTGCCATCAACGGCTTCAAAAACGACCTTAAGCATACCGCGGGTGTTCTCTCAATGGCTCGCTCCATGAACCCCAATTCCGCAGGAAGCCAGTTCTTTATCATGCACGAAAACGCGCCACATCTGGACGGTCAGTATGCCGCTTTCGGAAAAGTTATCGAGGGAATGGATGTTGTTGACAAAATCGCTCAGACCAAAACCTCGTGGGGTGACGCTCCCGTTGAAAAGCAGGTAATGAAGAAGGTAACCGTTGAAACCTTCGGCGAAAGTTATCCACAGCCTGAAACCCTTTAA